From a single Streptomyces sp. NBC_00377 genomic region:
- the lgt gene encoding prolipoprotein diacylglyceryl transferase, protein MELAYIPSPSHGVLYLGPVPLRGYAFCIIIGVFVAVWLGNRRWVARGGQTGTVADIAVWAVPFGLVGGRLYHVITDYELYFSEGRDWVDAFKVWEGGLGIWGAIALGAVGAWIGCRRRGIALPAYADAIAPGIALAQAIGRWGNWFNQELYGKETDLPWALHITSSADGRVPGYYQPTFLYESLWCVAVALLVIWADRRFKLGHGRVFALYVAAYCVGRAWIEYMRVDDAHHILGLRLNDWTALVVFLLAVTYFVISAKKRPGREAVVEPGADASGGGTEAEGADEGTSKDASKSEADGDAKSDAEGDPKDDGEAKAETGTKAETGTKVETGTKAESDVKSDAATDAGAKSGADVKRAGGARADGAAEAAAEVKAAADATATVRADADGQREAEEPGGAKAEARDEAGSAGKKG, encoded by the coding sequence ATGGAACTTGCCTACATTCCCAGCCCGTCGCACGGGGTGCTGTATCTCGGCCCCGTTCCGCTGCGCGGCTACGCGTTCTGCATCATCATCGGCGTCTTCGTCGCGGTCTGGCTCGGCAACAGGCGCTGGGTCGCCCGTGGCGGGCAGACCGGCACGGTGGCCGACATCGCCGTCTGGGCGGTGCCCTTCGGCCTGGTCGGCGGCCGGCTCTATCACGTGATCACGGACTACGAGCTGTACTTCAGCGAGGGCCGTGACTGGGTGGACGCCTTCAAGGTCTGGGAGGGCGGCCTCGGTATCTGGGGCGCGATCGCGCTCGGAGCGGTGGGCGCGTGGATCGGCTGCCGCCGCCGGGGCATCGCACTGCCCGCGTACGCCGACGCCATCGCGCCCGGCATCGCGCTCGCCCAGGCGATCGGCCGCTGGGGCAACTGGTTCAACCAGGAGCTGTACGGCAAGGAGACCGACCTCCCCTGGGCCCTGCACATCACCTCCTCGGCGGACGGCCGGGTACCCGGCTACTACCAGCCGACGTTCCTGTACGAGTCGCTGTGGTGCGTCGCCGTCGCCCTCCTCGTCATCTGGGCCGACCGCCGCTTCAAGCTGGGGCACGGGCGGGTCTTCGCGCTGTACGTCGCCGCGTACTGCGTGGGCCGCGCGTGGATCGAGTACATGCGGGTCGACGACGCCCACCACATCCTCGGCCTGCGGCTGAACGACTGGACCGCGCTGGTCGTGTTCCTGCTCGCGGTGACCTACTTCGTGATCTCGGCGAAGAAGCGGCCGGGGCGCGAGGCCGTGGTCGAGCCGGGCGCGGATGCCTCCGGCGGCGGGACGGAGGCCGAGGGCGCCGACGAGGGCACGTCGAAGGACGCGTCGAAGAGCGAGGCCGACGGCGACGCGAAGTCCGACGCCGAGGGTGATCCGAAGGACGACGGCGAAGCGAAGGCCGAGACCGGCACGAAGGCCGAGACCGGCACGAAGGTCGAGACCGGCACGAAGGCCGAGTCCGACGTGAAGTCCGATGCCGCGACGGACGCCGGGGCGAAGTCCGGCGCCGACGTGAAGCGCGCCGGGGGCGCCAGGGCCGACGGCGCCGCCGAGGCGGCGGCCGAGGTCAAGGCCGCCGCCGACGCCACAGCCACGGTCAGGGCCGACGCGGACGGGCAGCGCGAGGCCGAGGAACCCGGCGGGGCCAAGGCCGAGGCCAGGGACGAAGCAGGGTCGGCCGGCAAGAAGGGCTGA
- a CDS encoding HpcH/HpaI aldolase/citrate lyase family protein: MNKTPLTWLYVPGDRPETVTKALACGADVVIVDLEDAVAPDRKEYARTATAERLGEPQPVPVHVRVNALDSPFAAEDLRTVAALPGVSALRLPKVTSPHQVTRVAESIPPADRGATPLHALLETALGIEHAYAIARAHPSLRGIALGEADLRADLGVRDDAGLDWSRARVVVAARAAGLAPPPQSVHPDIRDLEGLATSCARGRTLGFLGRAAIHPRQLPIIEQAYLPTRQELEEAETIVKAAATDQGAQALPDGRFIDAAVVAAARRTLSLAARGG; the protein is encoded by the coding sequence GTGAACAAGACCCCTCTGACCTGGCTCTACGTCCCCGGCGACCGCCCGGAGACCGTCACCAAGGCCCTCGCCTGCGGCGCCGACGTCGTGATCGTCGACCTGGAGGACGCGGTCGCCCCGGACCGCAAGGAGTACGCCCGCACGGCCACCGCCGAACGCCTGGGCGAGCCCCAGCCGGTCCCGGTGCACGTCCGGGTGAACGCCCTGGACAGCCCGTTCGCCGCTGAGGACCTCCGCACGGTGGCCGCCCTCCCCGGGGTCTCCGCGCTGCGCCTGCCGAAAGTGACGTCCCCGCACCAGGTCACCCGCGTCGCCGAGAGCATCCCGCCCGCGGACCGTGGAGCCACCCCCCTCCACGCCCTCCTGGAGACGGCACTCGGCATCGAACACGCCTACGCCATCGCCCGCGCCCACCCCTCCCTGCGCGGAATCGCCCTCGGCGAGGCGGATTTGCGGGCCGACCTGGGCGTCCGCGACGACGCCGGCCTCGACTGGTCCCGCGCCCGGGTCGTGGTCGCCGCCCGGGCCGCCGGCCTGGCGCCCCCGCCGCAGTCGGTCCACCCCGACATCCGCGACCTGGAGGGCCTGGCCACCAGCTGCGCCCGAGGCCGTACCCTCGGCTTCCTGGGCCGCGCCGCCATCCACCCCCGCCAGCTGCCGATCATCGAGCAGGCCTACCTGCCCACCCGGCAGGAACTGGAGGAGGCCGAGACGATCGTGAAGGCGGCGGCCACGGACCAGGGCGCCCAGGCGCTCCCGGACGGCCGGTTCATCGACGCGGCCGTGGTGGCGGCTGCCCGGCGCACCCTTTCCCTGGCGGCCCGCGGAGGCTGA
- a CDS encoding CaiB/BaiF CoA transferase family protein, whose amino-acid sequence MTEKTPPLHGVRVLDLATLFAGPLAATMLGDFGAEVVKVEHPTRPDPSRGHGPSKDGVGLWWKLLGRNKRTITLDLSKPGGRATLLRLAATADVIIENFRPGTLEKWDLGWDALSAANPGLVLARVTAFGQFGPYAHRPGFGTLAEAMSGFAAITGEPDASPTLPPFGLADSIAGLATAYAVMTALAARDRTGEGQVVDMAIIEPILTVLGPQPLWYDQLGYVQARTGNRSANNAPRNTYRTADGGWVAVSTSAQSVAERVLRLVGRPELIEEPWFATGADRAAHADLLDEAVGGWIAARDRTEVLAAFEKAEAAIAPVQDVRDVMTDPQYQALDTITAVDDPELGRIRMQNVLFRLSSTPGAIRWTGRPHGADTEAVLTELGLTPAELTSLREAGAL is encoded by the coding sequence ATGACCGAGAAGACCCCTCCCCTGCACGGTGTCCGCGTCCTCGACCTGGCCACCCTCTTCGCCGGCCCCCTCGCCGCCACCATGCTCGGCGACTTCGGCGCGGAGGTCGTCAAGGTCGAGCACCCCACCCGGCCGGACCCTTCCCGGGGCCACGGCCCGTCGAAGGACGGCGTGGGCCTCTGGTGGAAACTCCTCGGCCGCAACAAGCGGACCATCACCCTCGACCTCTCCAAGCCCGGCGGCCGCGCCACACTGCTGCGGCTGGCCGCCACTGCCGACGTGATCATCGAGAACTTCCGCCCCGGCACCCTGGAGAAGTGGGACCTCGGCTGGGACGCGCTGTCGGCGGCCAACCCCGGTCTCGTCCTCGCCCGGGTCACCGCCTTCGGTCAGTTCGGCCCCTACGCACACCGCCCCGGCTTCGGCACCCTCGCCGAGGCGATGAGCGGGTTCGCGGCGATCACCGGAGAACCGGACGCGTCCCCGACCCTCCCGCCCTTCGGCCTGGCCGACTCGATCGCCGGCCTGGCCACCGCCTACGCCGTCATGACGGCCCTCGCCGCGCGCGACCGCACCGGCGAGGGGCAGGTCGTCGACATGGCGATCATCGAGCCCATCCTCACCGTCCTCGGCCCCCAGCCGCTCTGGTACGACCAGCTGGGATACGTCCAGGCCCGCACCGGCAACCGGTCGGCCAACAACGCTCCGCGCAACACCTACCGCACGGCCGACGGCGGCTGGGTCGCCGTCTCCACGTCCGCCCAGTCGGTCGCGGAGCGCGTGCTGCGCCTGGTCGGCCGACCCGAGCTGATCGAGGAGCCCTGGTTCGCGACCGGCGCCGACCGGGCCGCCCACGCCGACCTCCTCGACGAGGCGGTCGGCGGCTGGATCGCCGCCCGCGACCGCACCGAGGTGCTCGCCGCCTTCGAGAAGGCGGAGGCGGCGATCGCCCCGGTCCAGGACGTGCGGGACGTGATGACGGACCCCCAGTACCAGGCGCTCGACACGATCACCGCGGTCGACGATCCGGAACTGGGCCGGATCCGCATGCAGAACGTCCTCTTCCGGCTCTCCTCCACCCCCGGCGCGATCCGCTGGACCGGCCGCCCGCACGGCGCCGACACAGAGGCGGTCCTGACCGAACTGGGCCTGACCCCGGCCGAGCTGACCTCCCTGCGCGAGGCGGGCGCCCTGTGA
- a CDS encoding ADP-ribosylglycohydrolase family protein, giving the protein MLRLTWVQPEDLLGHELRQAAEDGREPWAIAARWKAAGGCEAPVRAGASPQPASRYLRLLAEDLMDELADLPSRLTEHEPTDLGRIRALCPQWPDRPAGAHPAAPAPAALEAAWLGRAAGCLLGKPVEKLPLDAVRELARATGNWPLSQYFTARGVPRPLLEAHPWNRRSATTSLAENIDGMPEDDDLNYPLLNLLLLQRHGRDFTTADVAGLWLDELPAGRTFTAERVALRNLLCGIEPPLTARHRNPFREWIGALIRADVHGWTNPGDPAAAAEQAHRDATLTHTASGVHAAMFTAATIATAATGAQDVHACLRAGLTVVPPRSRLALAVTHAVRLAAEHPDFDTVVDELHATHRGYHWVHAVPNTALLAAALTHADGDFTGSIGRAVSGGLDTDSVGATAGGIAALLTGDPAALPDRWTAPLKNRLATSVADLNGVGFDALAHLTWSLTHREASRP; this is encoded by the coding sequence GTGCTCCGACTGACCTGGGTCCAGCCCGAGGACCTCCTCGGTCACGAACTGCGCCAGGCAGCCGAGGACGGCCGTGAGCCCTGGGCGATCGCCGCGCGCTGGAAAGCGGCCGGCGGCTGCGAGGCGCCGGTCAGGGCGGGCGCGTCCCCCCAGCCCGCCTCGCGCTACCTGCGCCTCCTCGCGGAGGACCTGATGGACGAACTGGCCGACCTGCCCAGCCGGTTGACGGAACACGAGCCGACCGACCTGGGCAGGATCAGGGCCCTGTGCCCGCAGTGGCCGGACCGGCCGGCCGGCGCCCACCCGGCGGCCCCCGCCCCGGCCGCCCTGGAAGCGGCCTGGCTGGGCCGGGCCGCCGGCTGCCTGCTGGGCAAACCGGTCGAGAAACTGCCGCTGGACGCCGTCCGTGAACTCGCCCGGGCCACCGGCAACTGGCCGCTCAGCCAGTACTTCACCGCTCGGGGAGTCCCTCGGCCCCTCCTCGAGGCTCACCCCTGGAACCGCCGCTCGGCGACCACCTCCCTCGCGGAGAACATCGACGGCATGCCCGAGGACGACGACCTCAACTACCCGCTCCTCAACCTCCTGCTGCTGCAACGCCATGGCAGGGACTTCACCACCGCGGACGTGGCCGGGCTCTGGCTCGACGAACTCCCGGCGGGACGCACCTTCACCGCCGAACGCGTCGCCCTGCGCAACCTCCTGTGCGGCATCGAACCCCCGCTCACCGCCCGCCACCGCAACCCCTTCCGCGAGTGGATCGGCGCCCTCATCCGCGCCGACGTCCACGGCTGGACCAACCCCGGGGACCCGGCGGCGGCTGCCGAGCAGGCCCACCGCGACGCCACCCTCACGCACACCGCGAGCGGCGTCCACGCGGCGATGTTCACGGCGGCCACCATCGCCACGGCGGCGACCGGCGCCCAGGACGTCCACGCCTGTCTGCGCGCCGGCCTGACCGTCGTCCCGCCCCGCTCCCGCCTCGCGCTGGCCGTCACCCACGCCGTCCGGCTCGCGGCGGAACACCCCGACTTCGACACCGTGGTGGACGAACTCCACGCCACCCACAGGGGATACCACTGGGTCCACGCCGTCCCCAACACCGCCCTGCTCGCCGCCGCCCTCACCCACGCGGACGGCGACTTCACCGGCTCCATCGGCCGTGCGGTGTCCGGCGGCCTGGACACCGACTCGGTCGGCGCGACGGCCGGCGGGATCGCCGCCCTGCTCACCGGCGACCCGGCCGCCCTCCCCGACCGCTGGACGGCTCCCCTCAAGAACCGCCTGGCCACCTCGGTCGCCGACCTCAACGGCGTCGGCTTCGACGCCCTGGCCCACCTCACCTGGTCCCTCACCCACCGGGAGGCTTCCCGCCCATGA